Proteins from a genomic interval of Streptomyces sp. NBC_01445:
- a CDS encoding branched-chain amino acid ABC transporter permease: MSTFVELLLNGVSLGAVYALIALGFVVIFRATEVVNFAHASLLLAGGYITASLHESLGFWPALLAGIAGAAVVGAAVEFLVMRRYRGSDHAVLAIVTIGVDILLTTELTRRLGTDVLSLGDPWGDDVLTVGQVSVAHTRIAAFVVAALLITVFLLAFRYTSWGVVMRAAAESQETAALMGVRLGRVSLGAWAVAGGLAAVAALFLTVFPTPGLERATSLAALKAFPAAILGGLDSTTGALVGGLLVGVTESMATGYQSELSFMGRGLGDVAPYLVMTAILLIRPAGLFGTKEPARV; encoded by the coding sequence GTGAGCACCTTCGTCGAACTCCTCCTCAACGGTGTCTCGTTGGGAGCCGTCTACGCCCTGATCGCCCTCGGCTTCGTCGTCATCTTCCGCGCCACCGAAGTGGTGAACTTCGCGCACGCCTCGCTGCTCCTCGCCGGCGGATACATCACCGCGTCGCTGCACGAGAGCCTCGGGTTCTGGCCCGCGCTGCTCGCCGGGATCGCGGGCGCCGCCGTCGTGGGCGCCGCGGTGGAGTTCCTCGTGATGCGCCGCTACCGGGGCTCCGACCACGCCGTCCTCGCCATCGTCACCATCGGCGTCGACATCCTGCTCACCACGGAGCTGACGCGCCGCCTCGGCACCGACGTCCTCTCCCTCGGCGACCCGTGGGGCGACGACGTGCTCACCGTCGGCCAGGTCTCCGTCGCCCACACGCGGATCGCCGCGTTCGTGGTCGCCGCGCTCCTGATCACGGTCTTCCTGCTGGCGTTCCGGTACACGTCGTGGGGCGTCGTGATGCGCGCCGCCGCCGAGAGCCAGGAGACCGCCGCGCTGATGGGCGTACGCCTGGGCAGGGTCTCGCTCGGCGCCTGGGCCGTGGCCGGGGGACTCGCGGCCGTGGCCGCGCTCTTCCTCACCGTCTTCCCGACCCCCGGCCTGGAACGCGCCACGTCGCTCGCCGCCCTCAAGGCGTTCCCCGCCGCGATACTCGGCGGCCTCGACTCCACCACCGGCGCACTGGTCGGTGGCCTCCTCGTGGGTGTGACCGAGTCCATGGCCACCGGCTACCAGAGCGAACTCTCCTTCATGGGGCGCGGGCTGGGCGATGTCGCGCCCTATCTCGTGATGACCGCCATCCTGCTCATCAGGCCCGCCGGCCTCTTCGGCACGAAGGAGCCCGCCCGTGTCTGA
- a CDS encoding branched-chain amino acid ABC transporter permease: MSEAVTRTEQPARRSVRRPAFLARRRTYVWAAGAVLLLALPFYVDRFWLQAGLFAMAAAIGATGLNLLTGATGQLSMGHAFFLAVGAYGYCVFAGDGDGADGLTGLGLPTWLAAVLAVLVAGVAGGVFSPIAGRLRGAYLGIATLALIFIGQHVLFNARDLTGGFNGRDVPPLHLFGLTFDDRELVVAAVPFGSAEKLWYLGLVLLLAGGLFARGVLRGRPGRAMNAIRDHRVAAGVIGVPVARYRASVFVLSSMYAGLAGVLLALVFQRTVPEYFGMTLSLDYLAMIVIGGLGSVSGAVIGAAFVSLLPQILTRYSDLLPLVSAPGTGGIAPGEAARYLYGAAVVAVVLFLPGGLVRITARHGRPTPQEDT, encoded by the coding sequence GTGTCTGAGGCCGTCACCCGCACCGAGCAGCCCGCGCGCAGGTCCGTCCGCCGGCCCGCGTTCCTGGCCCGCCGCCGCACCTACGTGTGGGCCGCGGGGGCGGTCCTCCTGCTCGCCCTGCCCTTCTACGTCGACCGGTTCTGGCTCCAGGCGGGCCTGTTCGCGATGGCGGCCGCGATCGGCGCGACCGGCCTCAACCTCCTCACCGGCGCGACCGGCCAGCTCTCCATGGGCCACGCGTTCTTCCTGGCCGTGGGGGCGTACGGGTACTGCGTGTTCGCCGGAGACGGTGACGGAGCCGACGGCCTGACCGGGCTCGGGCTGCCGACCTGGCTCGCGGCCGTCCTCGCGGTCCTCGTCGCCGGGGTCGCGGGCGGCGTCTTCAGCCCCATCGCGGGCCGTCTGCGCGGCGCCTACCTCGGCATCGCCACCCTCGCCCTGATCTTCATCGGCCAGCACGTGCTCTTCAACGCCCGCGACCTGACGGGCGGCTTCAACGGACGCGACGTACCGCCCCTGCACCTGTTCGGGCTCACCTTCGACGACCGTGAACTCGTCGTCGCCGCCGTGCCGTTCGGGTCCGCGGAGAAACTCTGGTACTTGGGGCTCGTACTGCTCCTGGCCGGCGGACTCTTCGCGCGCGGCGTGCTGCGCGGCCGCCCGGGACGCGCCATGAACGCGATCCGCGACCACCGCGTCGCCGCCGGGGTCATCGGTGTGCCCGTCGCCCGCTACCGCGCGTCGGTCTTCGTCCTGTCGTCGATGTACGCGGGCCTCGCCGGGGTGCTCCTCGCGCTCGTCTTCCAGCGGACCGTGCCCGAGTACTTCGGCATGACGCTGTCCCTCGACTACCTCGCCATGATCGTCATCGGCGGGCTCGGCTCGGTGTCGGGCGCCGTCATCGGCGCGGCCTTCGTCTCGCTGCTGCCCCAGATCCTCACGCGCTACAGCGATCTGCTCCCGCTCGTCTCCGCGCCGGGGACCGGCGGGATCGCACCGGGCGAGGCGGCCCGGTACCTCTACGGCGCCGCCGTCGTGGCGGTGGTGCTCTTCCTGCCCGGCGGCCTGGTGAGGATCACCGCCCGGCACGGCAGGCCAACTCCCCAGGAGGACACATGA
- a CDS encoding PaaX family transcriptional regulator C-terminal domain-containing protein: protein MAAVRESHERFAERFGDLRAAENASGDAAAFVARTRLVHAWRGTFERDPRLPGALLPDDWPGRAATRLFVDAWRALREPADRYWRGLTGDQATGGV, encoded by the coding sequence CTGGCCGCGGTCCGGGAGAGCCATGAGCGGTTCGCGGAGCGCTTCGGTGACCTCCGCGCGGCAGAAAACGCGTCCGGCGACGCGGCGGCTTTCGTGGCCAGGACCCGGCTGGTGCACGCCTGGCGCGGGACGTTCGAGCGGGATCCGCGGCTTCCGGGCGCGCTGCTGCCGGACGACTGGCCGGGCCGCGCAGCGACCCGGCTGTTCGTCGACGCGTGGCGGGCGCTGCGGGAGCCCGCCGACCGCTACTGGCGCGGCCTCACCGGGGATCAGGCCACAGGCGGTGTGTAG
- a CDS encoding zinc-binding dehydrogenase — translation MGFGNVARAAPEPGSGAVVIGAGPIGLGAVAALVERGVAPVVVSEPSPRRRALAERFGAHVCVDPAAQDPFDAWRAAAPADTPLTVLECSGRAGMFNEILHRAPRQTRVLLIGACMTEDVFTPVVGLYKDITVTMCMAYPPEEFGRTLDRIADGTIDAVALVTGRVGLGGVSAALDTLRQPDDHVKVLVRPGLPGTGLHPAP, via the coding sequence GTGGGCTTCGGGAACGTCGCGCGGGCCGCGCCCGAGCCCGGCTCCGGGGCCGTCGTCATCGGGGCGGGGCCGATCGGCCTCGGAGCCGTCGCCGCGCTCGTGGAGCGGGGCGTGGCGCCCGTCGTCGTATCGGAGCCGTCCCCGAGGCGGCGTGCTCTCGCCGAGCGCTTCGGAGCGCACGTGTGCGTCGACCCGGCCGCACAGGACCCCTTCGACGCCTGGCGGGCGGCCGCGCCCGCGGACACGCCGCTCACGGTCCTGGAGTGCTCGGGCCGGGCCGGCATGTTCAACGAGATCCTGCACAGGGCGCCGCGTCAGACGCGGGTGCTCCTGATCGGGGCCTGCATGACGGAGGACGTCTTCACCCCCGTCGTCGGCCTCTACAAGGACATCACCGTAACCATGTGCATGGCGTACCCGCCGGAGGAGTTCGGCAGGACCTTGGACCGCATCGCGGACGGCACGATCGACGCGGTCGCGCTCGTGACGGGCCGGGTGGGCCTCGGCGGCGTGTCCGCGGCCCTGGACACGCTCCGGCAGCCGGACGACCACGTGAAGGTCCTGGTACGCCCGGGCCTGCCCGGCACCGGCCTGCACCCCGCTCCCTGA
- a CDS encoding ABC transporter substrate-binding protein: MTSRATTLRAAALAAATLLALTACSSKAKDTGGDGDKGGKAGAGGVRTGEGISGKTITLGALTDMTGVYATLGKSVTQAQQLYVKQTNAAGGICGYKLSLTVRDHGYDPQKAVAGYTELAPKVLGFTQFIGSPFVAAVKQRIDGQDKGLVLPQAWSASLLGSPYVRVIGSTYDLETINAIDFLMKEKGLKKGDKLGHVYFEGDYGESALKGSRYMAGKSGLTVVEQKIKPTDNDMTAQVAALKKAGVKGIVISAGPRQAASLVGVAAAGGFDVPVIGNNSAFAPQLLATQAGPALMKNYYVASPSLPIGAETPKAQKLVADYKAAYPKDSLDNGVVAGWTAASVFGDALKKACASKDLTREGVDKALLTIDAFDNGFGVTQNFSDPKAPSSNQSVILQPDKSVTGGMKVVREAQESEVAKGYTPPVA, encoded by the coding sequence ATGACGTCCCGCGCAACCACCCTCAGGGCCGCCGCGCTGGCGGCCGCCACCCTGCTCGCACTCACCGCGTGCAGCTCCAAGGCGAAGGACACCGGAGGTGACGGCGACAAGGGCGGCAAGGCGGGCGCGGGCGGCGTCAGGACCGGAGAGGGCATCTCCGGGAAAACGATCACGCTCGGCGCCCTCACCGACATGACGGGCGTCTACGCCACCCTCGGCAAGAGCGTCACCCAGGCGCAGCAGCTGTACGTGAAGCAGACGAACGCGGCCGGCGGCATCTGCGGCTACAAGCTGTCCCTCACCGTCCGCGACCACGGCTACGACCCGCAGAAGGCCGTCGCCGGATACACCGAACTGGCCCCGAAGGTGCTCGGCTTCACCCAGTTCATCGGCTCGCCGTTCGTCGCCGCGGTCAAGCAGCGCATCGACGGCCAGGACAAGGGCCTCGTCCTGCCGCAGGCCTGGTCGGCGAGCCTGCTCGGCAGCCCGTACGTGCGTGTCATCGGCTCCACGTACGACCTGGAGACGATCAACGCGATCGACTTCCTGATGAAGGAGAAGGGCCTCAAGAAGGGCGACAAGCTCGGGCACGTCTACTTCGAGGGCGATTACGGCGAGAGCGCGCTCAAGGGCTCCCGCTACATGGCGGGGAAGTCCGGCCTGACCGTCGTCGAGCAGAAGATCAAGCCGACGGACAACGACATGACGGCACAGGTCGCCGCCCTGAAGAAGGCAGGCGTGAAGGGCATCGTGATCAGTGCGGGCCCGCGCCAGGCGGCCTCCCTCGTCGGGGTCGCCGCGGCCGGCGGCTTCGACGTGCCCGTCATCGGCAACAACTCCGCCTTCGCCCCGCAGCTCCTCGCGACCCAGGCGGGTCCCGCGCTGATGAAGAACTACTACGTCGCGTCCCCGTCCCTGCCCATCGGCGCCGAGACACCCAAGGCGCAGAAGCTGGTCGCGGACTACAAGGCGGCCTATCCGAAGGACTCCCTCGACAACGGCGTCGTGGCCGGCTGGACCGCGGCCTCCGTCTTCGGTGACGCCCTGAAGAAGGCCTGCGCGAGCAAGGACCTCACCCGCGAAGGCGTCGACAAGGCGCTCCTGACGATCGACGCCTTCGACAACGGCTTCGGCGTCACCCAGAACTTCAGCGACCCGAAGGCCCCCTCCTCGAACCAGTCGGTGATCCTTCAGCCCGACAAGTCGGTGACCGGCGGGATGAAGGTCGTACGCGAGGCGCAGGAGTCGGAGGTCGCCAAGGGCTACACACCGCCTGTGGCCTGA